The following coding sequences are from one Nicotiana tabacum cultivar K326 chromosome 1, ASM71507v2, whole genome shotgun sequence window:
- the LOC107790637 gene encoding uncharacterized protein LOC107790637 produces the protein MASASNLPIIGPEDSPASAIMQLESAAAEENKMLRLRILKMWDAWSNSKEPPSVIPEFPELILRSGEVTKAPVPNPLISCGHPPMTSNDPDMLSVVRPQASVSWAPPILFSTAPVSWAPPILFSIAPVCTRTQPTLPRPYVEPPVFTFQGPQLQSKITYVTPYSLTQPPQYDLSVEQEKVVKNPEQKEMARKMKSLEQSMKNMQGLSGQKSVSYSDLYIFPHVHLSVGFKMPKVVKYNGHGNPVAHLKRCCNQLRGIGGKEELLMAYFRERLTEIASEWYTDQEITHWHMWDDMTRDFVRQF, from the coding sequence ATGGCCTCCGCAAGCAATCTACCAATCATTGGTCCTGAGGATAGCCCGGCATCGGCTATTATGCAGCTAGAATCAGCAGCTgctgaagagaataagatgttgcgtctccgcatactgaaaatgtgggacgcctggtccaATAGTAAGGAACCGCCAAGTGTAATTCCTGagttccctgagttgatcctcaggtcaggtgaggttaccaaagcccctgtgcccaacccgctcatctcatgcgggcaccctccaatgACCTCCAATGATCCTGACATGCTTTCTGTGGTTCGCCCCCAGGCGTCAGTTTCCTGGGCACCTCCAATATTGTTCTCTACAGCACCAGTTTCTTGGGCACCTCCAATATTGTTCTCTATAGCACCAGTCTGCACCAGAACACAACCAACTTTACCACGGCCGTATGTTGAGCCTCCAGTGTTCACCTTTCAGGGTCCACAACTTCAATCAaaaataacatatgtgaccccgtactctttaactcaacctccgcaatatgatctctcggtggagcaagaaaaggttgttaaaaatcccgagcaaaaggaaatggctcggaagatgaagagcctagaacaaagcatgaaaaacatgcaaggtctgagtggccaaaagagtgtctcatactctgacctcTATATATTTCCCCATGTCCACTTgtcagttggcttcaagatgccaaaagTTGTAAAGTACAACGGGCACGGAAACCCGGTCGCTCATCTGAAACGATGCTGTAACCAGTTGAGGGGTATTGGTGGGaaagaggagctgctaatggcctattttaGGGAAAGACTCACCGAAatcgcttctgagtggtatacggATCAAGAAATTACCCATTGGCACATGTGGGACGATATGACCCGAGATTTTGTCCGCCAGTTCtag